The stretch of DNA AGTATTTTGAGGAGTGTTTGAAAATAAATCCTGAAGACGGTCCCTCAAAAGAGTATGTTGATAGGTGTAAGGAATACATTAAAAATCCACCTCCTGACGACTGGGATGGGGTTTTTGAGATGAAGACAAAGTAGGAAGCAACTATGATACTAAAAATTCCCTACAGCATTGATGACTTCATAGTGAAAACAGTTATGAAGAAAGACATCGTTGCAGAGGGTGAGATCTCATTTTCAACTTCTTTGAGAATTGACTGTAATTTCAAAGGTAAAATAAAATCTGAGAACGGATTTCTTATAATTTCTCACACATCAACAATTACTGGTGATATATCCGCAGGAACGATAATGATAGCAGGAAAAGTTATAGGAAACATAAATGCTACCAAGAAAGTTGAACTTTTCAGTGGTTCTGAAGTCATAGGTAACATAAAATCTCCAAGATTTAGGATGGAGGATGATGTTAAGTTTGAAGGAGAATGTGACATATTCTATGATGATGAGGAACAAAAGGAGGCTCAAAATGCGTAAAATAATTTACATACTTTTACCTTTGTTTGCTATGGCTTTACTTATGAATATTGATACATTCGCTCAAAAGAAGCAACAACAGAAACCTACTAGGGAGAAGATAGTTGTAACAGGTCCAAAAGTCAAGATACAGAAGGATTTCACACTGTTTGAAAGCACACCAAATAGAAGACCTATTGCTACCAAAGGATCAAATTACATTGAAGCAGATGTCATAAAGTTCTACTCAGCAAAAAACTACACTATTTCAGAAGGTAATGTAGTATTCAAAAACTACGAGAAAAACATTGAGATAACATCAGGATACTCTGAGTTCTACGGCGACACAGGTGATGTAACTTTTGCACAATCACCTAGAATGTATATATCAAACGAAAACCTATACACTGGTGGTGATAGAGTGTTTATGAATGTCAACGAAGATAAGGTTAATATTGAAGAAAATGGTTTTATCACAAACCAAGAATTCAGAGCATTCGCTAAAAAGATTGAGTATATATCAAAAAACAACCTAGCAAGGATGTTCGGTGATGTTAGAGTTATGGCTACAAACCTTAACATTAGAAGCGACATTGCCTTCGCTAGTATATACAGCAACACCATATCAAACTACATAGGATACGGTAATGTAGTAGTAGAAACAAAGAATATAAATTCAAGGTCAGAACATCTGATAGCAAATTTCAGGAGCAGAAATGAGATTGATAGATATGTTCTAACTACAAATGTGATTGTTGATGGTAAGGACATTTATGTAGAAGCATTCAAGATGGTTGGAGTAGTTTCAAATATCGTAGAAAATAATACCACTAACGAACTCAAATACTACACCTTCACAGGTGGAGGCAAACAAGTCTATTACCAAAATAAGAAAGAAAACACTACTCTTGAGTGCGACTTACTTGAGGTTGTGATGGATAAAGATAATGAACTAGTCTCTTCCACAGCCAGAGGAAGAGTTAGAGTAATAAAGTAATTCTATTCAACTTCATCAGTCAGCCAGTGTTTGAATATTCTAAACAATATCCTAACTCCATTGGGAAACGGAGTTTGTCTTATCAACATTTGCATCATTTAGGTTTTCTAGTAGTGAGTTAAACTAACATACACCACTTTACTTTTAGTTTTATAAGATTTTGATATAAAACTCCAAAACAGTTTTATCTAAACCACATAAAGACCCAAGTTAATACTTCCTGAACTCTATAAGAAATATCAAAACACTATTCTTACATTAAGACCAAACTCAACGCCAGGTATTACATCAAAAAACTTCTCCATTACATCATTGTTTTGAACA from Spirochaetota bacterium encodes:
- a CDS encoding tetratricopeptide repeat protein encodes the protein MELSKENMVKLLSYYKQGLNYYKQRNFSQALEYFEECLKINPEDGPSKEYVDRCKEYIKNPPPDDWDGVFEMKTK
- a CDS encoding polymer-forming cytoskeletal protein; the protein is MILKIPYSIDDFIVKTVMKKDIVAEGEISFSTSLRIDCNFKGKIKSENGFLIISHTSTITGDISAGTIMIAGKVIGNINATKKVELFSGSEVIGNIKSPRFRMEDDVKFEGECDIFYDDEEQKEAQNA